In Spirosoma sp. KUDC1026, the sequence TAGCGTAAACAGGTTGTTGATTAGCAGATTGACTAACGGGAGAAGGGATGAGTTACCGATTCAGGACGGGTTCGGGAGTAGGGAGATCAGGGACAGACGGAGGGGGCGTGTGATGGTTAAAGGCTTGCTCCATCATGGTTCGGTCGAACGCTTTTTCATTGTTGGCCAGGAAAACCGTGGCAACGGCATTGCCAATGAAATTGGTGATCGAACGCGCTTCGGACATGAACCGGTCGACACCCAGCAGCAGCGCCAGCCCTTCGACCGGAATTACCCGTATGGCTGTCAACGTGCTGGCGAGCACCACAAAACCGCTGCCCGTGACGCCTGCCGCCCCTTTTGAGGTAACCATCAGAATACCAATGATCGTCAGGATTTGTGAACCGGTCAGTTCAACGCCGAAGACCTGCGCCAGAAAGAGCGTTGCCAGCGATAAATAAATGGTAGTGCCGTCAAGGTTGAACGAGTAGCCCGCTGGAACGACCAGCCCCACTACGGGTTTGGCGCAGCCCATTCGTTCGAGCTTTTCCATCAGGGCGGGTAGCGCGGCCTCCGACGACGAGGTGCCGAGTACGATCAGTAACTCCTGCCGAATGTACTTCAGGAACGACCAGAGACTAATTCTATAATAACGTAGGATGGCGTTGAGTACCACGAATACGAACAGAAACATGGTCGCATAAACGGTGGTCATCAGCTTGGCCAACGGTAATAACGTACCAATGCCGTACTTGCCGATGGTATAGGCCATCCCGCCAAATGCGCCAATCGGGGCGAAGCGCATGACCATATGCAGCCCCTTGAATACCCACTTCGACGCCATCGACAACCAGCCCAGTATCCGCTCCCGGCCTTCGTATCGGCTCAGGACCATACCCACGACAATCGATACCAGCAGGACCTGTAACGTGAGGTTATCGGCCAGGAATTTGAGCCATGAGAAGGATTCCGCCCGTTGCGTGTACTGACTGATAGCTCCACCGTTAAGATTGCCCGTTGCTACGCCGTCGCCGGGCCGGATGAGGTTAGCCACGCCGATACCAATGAGCAGGGCCAGCGTTGTTACGATTTCGAAGTATAACAGAGCCTTACCGCCTACCCGACCGACTTTCTTCAGATCTCCCATGCTGCTGATGCCCAGCGTAATAGTCAGGAAAATGATCGGGTTGATGAACAGCTTGACTACGTTGATGAACCACTTGCCCAGAAATTCCAGCTGAACGGCGGTGACGGGGGCGAAGTGACCCAGCAGAGCACCTGATACGATTGCGGTGAGGACCCAGAACGTCAGATTAGTTAGTAGCTTTTTCATTCAGTTGTTAGAGAAACAGATAAATCAGAACAACAACAGGAAACGACAGCGGAATGCCGATGCCCACCATCTGCGACGCCAGTGGAGCGTTCAGCTGGTAGCGACTCGCCAGAATAGCCGCCGTATTCATCGGACCAATCGCCGAGCCCAGTACGCACAGGTTGGCGACGTAATCATGGCGCCCCAGCCAGAATCGGCACAGGGCAAAAACCAGCAGCGGGGCCAGCAGTAATTTGTAGGATAGGACCAGCAGGAGCCGGTAACGTTCGGCGGGTTCTGCCCGCCAGCGTAGCTGCAAACCCACCGATAACAGAGCCAGTACTGAAAACGGCGCACTGATTTTTTCGAGGAGGTCATGCACCAGCGCCGGATGCCGGTAACCCAGTCCGTTCGCAGCTAATGCCAGCAAAAAAACCGGAAAGGGCGGAAATCGGAGCATGTTGCCCAGTAGTTGCCGCCACGAAGGCTGCCTGGCCGTATGCCAACTGGCCAGTGCTACGCCCAGCGTCATGGCGACGCCGAACGTACCGGCCTGACTCATTACGATACCCACTGCCAGACCCGCTTTGCCGTAGAGTAGTTCGAACAGCGGAAAGCCCACGAACGAAACACTGCTGATGCCACCAGTTAATTGAAGCGCCCCCAGCGTGGGGCGGTCAAGCGCCTGACTGCTCCTCCGCAGGGATCGACTGACCACCCCGAAAAACAACAGGCCAACCAGAAACACGAACCAGGGAACCAGCGCCGGTAACAAAAGCTCCCGGTTCAGCTGCATGTCCGGAATATGCAGCAACGTCAGCGCCGGAATGAATACCGTTATCAGCAGCTGATTCACCGTTAGATGAGCATCGGCGGGAACTGCCCGGCTCTGTCGCAACAGTATCCCCGCGAGCAGGCAGATAAGCAACAGCGCCACATTCACCATAGGCTCGGCTTGGGTTGTTCGAGATTCCGTCATCCCAAACCGGCGGTCCGGGATGACGGAATCTCCTCATGAACTTCTAAAAATTAACCATCAGGTTGGCGTAGTAGTAGGTTCCGTTGAAGCCGAACTGGTTGGCGTTACGGGTGTACGGTACCTGTCCGTTACTGTAGGACGCGTAATTGGAAAAGACCCGATCTGGGTAGACGTTCGTAATGTTGTTACCGCCAAGCGTCAGGGAGAACATCTTGTTGAACGCGTAGACTGCTGAGACGTCGAACAGGTTTTTGCCGCCGAAGGTCTGGACGCGGTGAGGAAGACCACTCGGTTTTTCCCAGGCCGTTACGGCACCAAAATACGTCGAGCGCAGGTTAACTGTTAGTTTACCCATCTGATAGCCAAGCGAGACCAGTACTTTGGTACGGGGCTGGCTTGTTTCGATCAGAGCGCGGCTCACGGTGTCGATCAGCCGAATCGGCGCGGTCGTGCCAGCCTGCAATTGCGCGGGTGTTCCTTTCGTCCCGACAATTTCCGTCTTGTTCACCGTTAATGCGATGCTGGCGGTAAAGACGTTGCTGCGTCGGAGTGTCTGCCGGAACGACGTTACAAAGTCGATTCCCCGGGTTTGGGTGTTTACCTGGTTGGTAAAGAACGTGATCTCCTGTAAACCAGGAAAGAGTGGTCTCAGGGCGGCAATGTTGGCTACCCGTAGGTTTTCGGTGATGATAATTCGATCACGGATGTCAATCTGGTAGGCGTCGAGCGTAAACAGCAACCGGTTACGAGCTGCTTTGGCCGTCAGGCCGAGGTTATAGTTCCAGGACGTTTCCGCTTTCGGATCTTCGATACCGATTTGGTTCAGTCGGGGGTCGCTGTTGGGAATTTCCTTGGTCGACGTTACGACGCCGTTTTGCACCGTCGACGTGGTCACGGCGTTGGCGACCTGTTGCAGCAACGGTGCCCGGAAGCCCCGGTTGATCGAGCCGCGAATCGAGAAGTTGTCGTTCAGTTTATAGCGCGACGCCAGCTTCCCCGACAGATTGCCGCCGAAGTC encodes:
- a CDS encoding AEC family transporter, giving the protein MTESRTTQAEPMVNVALLLICLLAGILLRQSRAVPADAHLTVNQLLITVFIPALTLLHIPDMQLNRELLLPALVPWFVFLVGLLFFGVVSRSLRRSSQALDRPTLGALQLTGGISSVSFVGFPLFELLYGKAGLAVGIVMSQAGTFGVAMTLGVALASWHTARQPSWRQLLGNMLRFPPFPVFLLALAANGLGYRHPALVHDLLEKISAPFSVLALLSVGLQLRWRAEPAERYRLLLVLSYKLLLAPLLVFALCRFWLGRHDYVANLCVLGSAIGPMNTAAILASRYQLNAPLASQMVGIGIPLSFPVVVLIYLFL
- a CDS encoding cation:dicarboxylate symporter family transporter, with the translated sequence MKKLLTNLTFWVLTAIVSGALLGHFAPVTAVQLEFLGKWFINVVKLFINPIIFLTITLGISSMGDLKKVGRVGGKALLYFEIVTTLALLIGIGVANLIRPGDGVATGNLNGGAISQYTQRAESFSWLKFLADNLTLQVLLVSIVVGMVLSRYEGRERILGWLSMASKWVFKGLHMVMRFAPIGAFGGMAYTIGKYGIGTLLPLAKLMTTVYATMFLFVFVVLNAILRYYRISLWSFLKYIRQELLIVLGTSSSEAALPALMEKLERMGCAKPVVGLVVPAGYSFNLDGTTIYLSLATLFLAQVFGVELTGSQILTIIGILMVTSKGAAGVTGSGFVVLASTLTAIRVIPVEGLALLLGVDRFMSEARSITNFIGNAVATVFLANNEKAFDRTMMEQAFNHHTPPPSVPDLPTPEPVLNR